AGTCTATATATACATGGGAGTTATGTCCTTTAGTAAATAGTAATAACACAATGTTTTCTTCCTCCCAACTGAATTGAAAAAGGAGCTGAAATTGTTAAATCTGGCAAAATCATGCAAAATATACATAGGTTGTCTTCATCTAAGACATACTTAAATTAGTTAATGCCTTTAACTCTTGCCCTGTAAACTCATTTCATTTACTACAAAAAATACTCAGGACCAGTTTCTTTAAAGTAGAGGTGCCCGGCCGAACATGCCCCTAAGTTGTGATCTAACATCGCCTAAAGGCCTATGGATTGTGTCATGCAAGCCCAAACTGAAGCATGAATCCACGCTAAGTGCGGGGTCACACCATTTACCCCTGTTTACTTGGAAGGACGGAAATAAAACCTAAAGAATTGTTTATCCTTTTCTTTGTTTACCTATTGTCAAATAATGGGCAGACAGATTTAAGAATTCATCCGTGGACTTTTTTTTTATCCACACGAATCGGACTGAATGAACTTTCCTTCCTCCCCGTGTTGAATCTCTCCCAACGGCGCTGACCTCGAGACCGTGGGCTGCCTCGCTCATGGCCACAAACGACCTCACAACCGCGAGCGGCCGCGAGTTCGCTCAAGGCCTACTAGGCAACCATGAGTTCTCTCGCGGCCACTACCGACCTTGCTCGTGGTCACGAGCGAGGCTGCAAGTTCGCTCACAGCTATGGGCGGTCTTGCACAAATCCGCGGTCAGCCTCGCTTTCGGTCGCGAGGTTACACAAGActggttcattttttttttctttccctctcgtttccttcttttttcttttcccttcttttcctttctcttaCTTTTCCCAAGGGATTTTTTTCCCACCTTTGACACCTTTCCTTTCTTAATCCATACCTCAGAGTAAACAAAGCATTAGGTTCATGCCCTACATGACCCTAAATGATGAGGCGAGTTGTTCTCGGCCCAACTCAAGTCTTAAGAGACTAGCATAGATATGATCCATTATCACCTCTGTTTTGAGGCCAACATCATGAAATGAGTGTTAGTAAATAGATAATGTAACAAATTTATGCAGAATATCCATGTGATGTCTTCATGTCAGACATACTTAAATTAGTTAGCATTTCCAGCCCCTACCCGAAAAAACTCACTTCATTTATCTAGTAAAAAATTTGTATGCCTTAATCTCTACCTTACATTAATTTCTGAGAACCATTATGTAGTTATGTTTAGTTGTAAGAGAATGAACAATTTGAACCAAAGATAGTGATGCTAGACTAGTTAAGAGTTAAGACCTACATTGTGATATTGTTATATATAATAGAGAACAGTTCAAAATGGGTAGATAGGCCTTCATAACTAACCTGACAGTTACCGTCCCCTTGAACCTTTAGCTCAATCAAATCATACAACTTTAACCTGGAAAAATTAAACCATTTTCTATCATAGATACAGACTATAACACATCATGAACTAACTACTACTTTTAATTGAGCAAAATCATAGGCCTAATAATAGGCTATAAATTAATCTGTCATCCACCCCGTGCAGCCAATGGTTCTatttatcaaattgtttggaatgACATCAATCATGCATTGAATGCTTTTATCGGACAGAAGTTACATATTGAAGATTCTATTAACATCATCAACCCATATTACGAAAAGGTAATAAAAAGAGCTAAGACATTAGAATAAGCATAGGATGATAGGAATAACTTAAAGTATATCTGACATTTACCGGATAGAATTCCTGGCTCAACTTCCCTAATGGTCTAAAAAGTGAAAACTTTCATACAACCTATTTGATAAGAGAACTAATTAAATACTTCCTCTGCACAAATGGAAATGGTAAGACAATAGTAAACATAGTGATTTGATTATGAATGTTTTCCCAGTGTTGAAGTTGTAGATTCATTCTAAGCATCAGAAAGTTAAGCTAGAATTCCTACATTCCACTTCAAATGGCTTGTCTCTCAACTGTTCAAAAAACATAATTTGAACAAATCAGCCAAAAAttcgttttcattttttttctaccAAGAAATTAGTCAAATTACAAATTAAGGATGTTAGTTGACCCATTTTGTATGTGTTAGAAGTTAGAACAAAGAAAACATGTTAACTAGCTAACAGGtagtaaatttattttctttagcATTCTCAAGTTACATAATGTGGATCATTCAACAGGTAGTTTGATCCACAAAACAATACATGTAACGTTTAAGCGTACAAGAGAAACAAAGAACCTTAATCAAACATTTTCATTTGAGGTTCTTGTTGACTGCATGGTCAAAATGAAGATAATTCATAAGGTCATGAACAACAAATATACATTGTCTATACCTGTCGAGAAGCCTTTGATGATCTGAAATTTCTTCATCAACTGAAGGAATATCTCCATTGATTTTTGGAATATGCTGCACATAAGGTAGGTAGACTATCATACATCCACACAACATCCTTGAAAATGATGAGATATATTAGTACAAACTACTAAGAAACAAGATGTTCAAATTTGCTGTCGAGTTGGGAAAAATCAACCATGAATGCCTAGCAAAACAGATAATCCTAGAACTGAACTTACAGGTACAGGAGTCATCTGATTTAGTCTCTTGCATACTTCATCATCTAGAGCGGAGAAGTCATGTGTAAATTCTATCTCAACCTGCCCTTCACAACTTAATTTTTCATCGGACATTGGCAATGTCGTAGAGGCCTCCATCCTTCCTAAATCTTCGATAAGAGAAACATTTCCAACACATTGATATATGGTCCATACCCATTCATTTATTGAAgtaataacaaaattaaaatagaaaatatctTATAAGTAGTAGGAGATGACAAAGTGAAATGGGCAAAGTAGGCAAGACCTTCCTAGATAGTATTATACCTGAAATACCCTCGTCTGTATTGGCAGTCGAAGCCAACCAATTTTGACTAAGCACAGATGCTTGCAATTTCTCTTCAGTTGTATGTGAAGATTCAGATTCTTCCACAATAGCAACCCGTGAAAGCTCCTCCTGAAGAGCACGGGCAATTGCTTCATCATTTTCTACAGAATCACATTCTTCCTGCAATCTTACTTCATTGGCACGTTGTGCAACACAATCTTTCACGTTGTTCTGATGAGTGGTCACAGAATATGTGGTATTTAAAGATGAATCAATAAGGAGATGGAGACCCCACCGAAGAATATCAGGATCTTGTTCATACATAATCATCGACTTTAATTGACCATTTATAAGTAGAACCCTGTATCAGATTAGTGTAGCtatgaaagaatttaaatattatatatttaatagAGGTTTGACATGCATATCCAACAGATGAAATtacttggaaaatttattttttaatccaaTGAGCACTGTCAGATTTACCACTTTTAAAACATCATGTGCAGATGAAAACTTTGTTTACGTAGGATAGACAAAATTTACATATTCAAGTCTAGACAAATCATACGAAAAACTACTGGCAGAAGTAATATATTTGACAATTTAAGTATCTCATGCTTCTTACTATCTATCTTACAGAAGGGGAAGTCTACAAATATCTTATGAACAATGAATTTAATGCTGATTGGCTTTCACATCAACAGAATAGTATTTGTATGTGGAACTTCATTAAATGCAGAAGGTCTATAAATTTTAAAGTCCTTTTACAAGAGACAAGGACAAATAGCAGAGCGAAACAACTTAAGATATGAAATGCAGGCAGCACATGAGCGGCCAATCCCCAGAAGAATCAAAAGATACAAATGATCTCTTTAATTTCTTCATTCCCATTTCAATTGGAAGTACCATTCAGACAAATTATTTTGTCATGCCCATTTAAATTGGAAGTACCATTCATACAAATTAAACTAGGTAATATACATGATTTCTTCTCCATATAGACAGATATAGAATCGTATGGGCAAGTACTTAGAATTGCATTTGGTGCAATTGTCTTTGCTACATGATAGAAAAGGATCAAATAAATCATCCCTACATTGAACAGTATTTTCATAAAAATGTATTAGATCGAAACTTAGAAGCCCTAATGCAAACGTAATATGGCATTCGAAGAAGCAAAGAGAAATTGTTTTTTCTTTTCGCTTAGCATTTCAACAGAATAAAGCACAGCATAATGAACAACAAATCATCGCTTCGAAGTTTAGTGGATGAAACTCCAAAACCAATCGGTAGAAATAGGTTTACAAGACGAACAAATTAAACCACGTTTCGGCAATCAATCAAACCACAGCACAATCCAATCCTCGGGATTTATCAAATAAACCCAGAAAACTACAAAAATGAATAAATCAATCGAGACAAACACCAAATTCAAACGAGATGAGAAGGGGGGAAAAGCAACGGTACCTGTTTTCATTCCGTCAGTACGAATTCCAGTACGAAGAAACCCTATGTCAGCAATCGGATCGCGATACAGCGCCTGGAAATAGAGTCCAAGGCAAAGAAATAAACTCCACGAAACATCCATCCACCACGATAATATAAACAGAAAAGAGCTTACTTTTTATCGAAGCAAAGCGACCCGACAACAAAGGCGGCGAAGCTGACGAAGAACATACAAAAGAAGGGCTCAGATTGTTTGTTTCAGAGAGGGAGGGCCCCAAAACTGAGCCCGACTTCGAGACGCGACGCCAAACAAATAGAGAGAAGCACCAAGCGGAACAAGAACGGAACCGGCAACGAGAGGCGGAGATGAAGAGGAGACTGATTTTTGCGTATGATTTGTTAGTATTTATGTGGATTTATTTGAATCACGATGGCGGTGCGGCTTTTAGAGCTGTGTGTAGCTGTGAAACGTTGCCAGCCGTCGTCTTTTAATTGGGCGAACCGCATCTACGCACGACGGTTTGGTCGGCGTAGCCGTCAACGGCATCAGCAGGCGACCTGTCAGCGGGTTATATAACAAATTGTCGATGCATTCAGTAGATTTTTAAACTAGGATTAGTTTCAAtcgattaataatttaaattcaacaataatacTAATTTAGTTCAAATCTTAATCTTATATAATCGTGAAGTACTTTTATAACGTCACGAATCGCTGAAAACTACTGTGATCATATTGTTGTTTAAATCTTTTAAATGAATAGAACAATGGTTATTGATGACAGAAAGATGCTACACGTGTTGATGTGTCAAAATTTTACCTACTGAACAGATAATTTAAGTTACAAGCATATCAAAATTCTACAGGCTCTCCCTACATCAGGCAACAGTTGGCCGATAAGGAGGTGAACTATCATCTTGTATCAGTATATTTGTTGCATCAATGACGTAAGTTTTAGACCCCATTGGAAGGCtttagtttcttcttcttcctcctgctGTTATTTGCTTCCCCGCTGTCCGTACGCTTGGATTGCCATTGACGGATTTCCATGAGTTTCGCCTTGGCATCTTGGAAGAGTGCATCGGATCTCATGGACATCAATTCCTGTTTGACCATCCCACAACATAGAGCAACCAGTATTGCAACTGCTAAAACATATCTACCAGACAGCAAAATGTAGAGTACAAGTCTACTACCTACCTTAAGATGATTCATGGCGGCTAGATTGAAACCGATTGTGTCTTTGCGCTCCTAATGAGATGAAAAGAGCATCCGTATACGTTAGAATGTCACCCAAGAAATAAAGCTCGTGGAAGTAGAGGTCAATGAAAATGTATGATATCGAAAACGAAACTGAAAGTAATAGCCCGTGTTCATTAGCTTTACCAGAACTAAGCTGCTTAACGAAACgagttagaaatcaacatatgaTTCAATATTCAAGATTGAAAATCAAGCAGAGTGACAGATGCTGCCTCAACAAATACTTTTTAACTCAAATTCTTTCTAATGTAAGAAGCTAGAACAAGGATCAGCAATGTTGCACAAGAatgcttttttttaaaaaaaaaaaaaagaagagaaatccAGGAGGAATCTAGCTATTATGCATAACAGCATCAAAAAGAATTCATCCTAAATTTCCAGTATACTGCACACTGGTTGTAGGAAAAAAATATTGGATACAAAGTTTAAATACGAGCTTCTTTCAAACAACAAAAACTAAAGGCAATAAATGCTCCAAATGTGTACCTTAACTTTCTCATGAAGAATGTCCTTCAGTACGGTCAAAATTGGTCTAGAAGCCACAGCTGTAGTTAGCTGATTATGATGTGTTTGCAATAGAACTGTCGTGACCCTGCAAACAAGCTCAACCTACATGCAATAGAGATGTAATTATGTTGCATAATTCTTGGGCGCAAATTGTCTTACTTATATCATATCAAGACATCAGATACACTATAAAAGACAATGAGAGCAACAAAAGTTCATAATTCCCATATATATTATTCTCAAATGCTCTTTTATGATACAACAGACAAATGAGAGGATTTAGAGCAAGAGTGTTGAAATTGTCCTTACCTTGTCTGGGATGCGTACCCATTCTTTCAAATAAGACATAAGCTTCAAAGCATCAGAGAATGGCAATGACTGCAAGAAGAGCATTTGTGTGACTTCAATGAAATTCTAACATGTAAAAGAGCAGCATGTACAACTGTAATGGTATATATATGTGTATAGAACTGCATAAGACTGTAGTACCTGTGTGTTCAACTAGCAAACCTACTGCTGAAAATTGAACAAGAAGTAATTGTACAATACTATTTGTACATAAAAAAAATCAGGGAATTTTGGTTTCAGATAAATATTACAATGATTTATGTTCCAATTAGTTCCACAAGATGGACAAACTTTCTCAGTACCAGTGTACCACAGAACTCGCACTTGTGCAAACAACAAATGAAATCTTTGGTTTTTtaaactgaaagaacttcaaaaCAACAACAGAAGAATTTTTGATAAAACAGATGCATGGTTTCATGGTAGTTCCTTCCAAAGGATGGACAAATCTCACTGCCACTCTAATCCGACTTGATGCAAAACAATACTGAAATCTGACTACTATACTTTGACAATATAATCTTTGATATGATATGGTATAGAAACAGTAAATGACAAAGAATTGTTACTAACCAAAAGTGTTGGTTCTAGATCATTGGTGTTAACATTTCCAAGCGTTTGGAGAACAAAATCAGATGGTGAAAGACCACGCATCATTATGTTTGGTTGAAACACTGCTTTACTGTCCATCTGCTCTTCCTGGAAATTAGAATGAGAATCAGGGGTATTACAGTCAAAATATAGACTATTATAGATCAAAGATGGAAGCTACTAAAAATCAATGTTTGTTTAAGACAGGTAGCGCAAGG
This window of the Zingiber officinale cultivar Zhangliang chromosome 3B, Zo_v1.1, whole genome shotgun sequence genome carries:
- the LOC121967651 gene encoding OVARIAN TUMOR DOMAIN-containing deubiquitinating enzyme 12-like — translated: MIMYEQDPDILRWGLHLLIDSSLNTTYSVTTHQNNVKDCVAQRANEVRLQEECDSVENDEAIARALQEELSRVAIVEESESSHTTEEKLQASVLSQNWLASTANTDEGISDLGRMEASTTLPMSDEKLSCEGQVEIEFTHDFSALDDEVCKRLNQMTPVPHIPKINGDIPSVDEEISDHQRLLDRLKLYDLIELKVQGDGNCQFRALSDQFYLTPEHHKFVREQVVNQLKSHPEIYQGYVPMSYDEYLRKISKSGEWGDHVTLQAAADSYGVKMFILTSFKDTCSIEILPSVEKSKRVICLSFWAEVHYNSIYPEGEFPTLEYKKKKWWHFGI